From Triplophysa dalaica isolate WHDGS20190420 chromosome 16, ASM1584641v1, whole genome shotgun sequence:
CCGGAAGTATTGTCGACCGTTCCCCATCAGGTCTCGATTCCTGGGTGCGGGCCTGGGTAGGAATGACGCCGGAGACCTGGGAAAGGGAATAGGTCGGGGAGGGGGAGAAGAAACaggttggagagagagagatgaacggGGTACGCCGACCCCGGGGCACGCCACCATCTGGCCCTCAGCCAATTGGATGGCCTCCGTCAGCGACGCCGGTCGGTGGCACTGGACCCACTGTGCGGTCTTCGGCGGAAGCCGCACCACGAACTGCTCCAGTGTCACACGATCGAGGATCTTGTCAACGTCGCCTCCGTCAGCCATCAGCCATTTGCGGCATGCGACCCTTCGCCCTGGCTCAACAGCTCCAAAGATCTGAATCGCTGCCTCTGTTGCTCGGGACTCAGTCCGACTCGCTGGAGGATGGCTTTCTTGAGGTCTGCATATACCAGGAGATTCTGGACTGGCAGGTGCTGGGCGGCCAACTGCGCCTCTCCCGTCAGCAAGGGAATCAGCCGGGCCGACCAAACGTCTTGTGGCCAGCCAGAAATCTCCGCAGACCTCTCGAAAAGCTCCAGGAAAGCCTCCGGGTCGTCCTGAGCCCCCATCTTATGCAGAGGCAGGCTTACCGCTGGGGAGCTGGCCACCCTGGCGGTGGCTTCCTGGTCCAACCAGCTCCGAAACGCCTCGCGGTCTTCTTGCTGGGCCTGGACGAGTGCTTGAAAGCGTCGTTCCTGGTCTTCACGGAGACCCAGCACAGCTGGTGTTGTTGGCTGTGAAGACCGGCGAGGGATTGGACAACCTCCGCAAACGGCGATCCTGGCTGAGACATGGCGGCGGCTCTGGTCCTTCCTgtatcccgggtttcggcaccagtgtAACAAGGATCAAAGTATCTATATATATAAGGAAGGACACGGGGTCGGCGTTCACTGGGAGACGTGAGAttcttttatttccaaaacaacaaaaaggcGCAAATGGCGCTTCACACATCAGGTAATAGATTCCTTAGGCAGTCCACACGACTTGACTTCTCGGATAATAGTTCCACTCTTTGGTCCCACAGGACTCACCAACGTCTCCCAGTTCTCTCTCCTCGATCCACGGGAGTGTGAGCTTTTTAagctgtctcctcaccaatcactgtaacgagatgcaggtgatcttaatctgcaatcgGCTCATTTGCTTACcgtctttcccgtgtctctcctaGCCGAtacagacgtcactaaaccacgccccccttgccacagcgacctttatttggttttctgaaaactgactCTACCTTGTATCAGCTTTATTTGCAACAGTCGCTGATGTGGTTATAATAATGGAGGCTCTTTTAATTCTAGAAAATACTACATTGGTcatcattttggaaaaaaatgtctAATGCTTTTCATTAGACTACACTATGAATGATAATTAACATACAGCAGAGGATTGAAGGTCTGCTGGGACAGAGGTAGatctttaaaatgttaggcCCAGTCAAACATAATAATCATGTAGCCTTTATATATCCctttcaaatacacatacatttagtTTCTTTTGACTTTGTTGTTTGCTAAAAGGCCTtggctttccaaatgttaaaagatGTGGAAACGGCCGATCCTGAAAGGCTAATTGTCATTTAGGCCTTTCAATACTAAACTGTAGGAGGAGGCTGAGgatcagaaagacattttaagtaATGCAGTCAGTATAAAAATCTTGAATCAgaatttttatgtattattatgtaaattaatataaaataataactaaaatTGAAATATGTGAACAGTATGCCATATGTAATCCCATTGGGGGTCGCCttgaattcaattcaattcaggtttatttatatagcgcttttcacaatgtgtattgtttcaaagcagctctACAGGGGAAAACggggaaaacaggaaaaacagataagttagaacacagcacagtgcatggtgtttatacaacgagtaagatcattctaataaataatatctaatttctaaataaatgaatgaatgcagtttttaatgGAAACCTGCCACCCTGGGAATCGTACTTGCAACCTTTGTGTTTAAATCTGGCTCTCTAACCAGTAGcccataaatatattttacctAATGCATCAATATTGCATAATAAGTGGACAAGAGAAATGATATGCAATGGCGTTATAATGCTTCACTATTAACATCCAGTAACTGTAGGAAATTGTAAGGTATGTATATTTATCCAATTCAAAGTTAACCACTATTTAAtacaaaaagttaaacaataacagtttaaattgttgtatttaaagattattttattttaaaaggttaaataataaagttaataaaaaattagTTGTGATTACTGAATTGCGATGGGTGagattggaaatgtaattgtaatactgctgtaaaattatattacatCAAATGTAATCTGTGTCACGCCCAGTTGACGCTATGGTTACTTACATGTTTGGGACCCCTATAGGCCTATATTGGAAACTGTGATGCAGTCCTGCATGCTGCGCTTCACGATGCATCCTACCATCAACATGAGGGCACAGTGGCTTATGTGTAATGATGCCATGAGCAATCCAATTCTTTATTATAGATCAGTGGTCCTTACTGATATCCCTTTTATTATCTGGTATTTGTCTGTCTGCTTTTGTGCTGTGCTGTCCATGGCGGCGGTGCTGAATAGGTTGATATCGATGCCACGAGAATCAATTGTTCGCTCTTCCTTGCGTTATAGACTGGGTAAAGTATTGAGAAAATAATGCttattataaagaaacaatttaGAAATAGTAAAAAATTGCGTTTATCAGGGCTCACTGaaatagtataaataaataaagaaaaatgtgtgtgtctgtgtgtatatgtatgtatttataattttgcaatTGTCCGTTCCCGCACCCTCATGGCCATACGTTTTCTGCGTTAACCAGCTACATTAACaaggtttctgccaatctcatattgcTCTTGAGTACTTATAGAGTAGAATTGCATAattcatatcttcgaagagtattaagtttgatcacatttataaaagatagatagagCTGCACGATTACTTCCGAAAACATACAGTGCGTGCGGGGGGGAgtggtaggctgaactaaagcacactgtcaacaaaacacagacatcagtttcactcaccgcatccGGTTCAtatccggcatcttttagcgctgggacggctacatatatcagttttaaaccttctccaaatccagcattatatccacagtttatataacattcatcacccaaatgcaaacaaacaaacacctgaacttcgcaaacatatgccctctctctcctgcacacaagtgtcATGATTCTGGTCTTCTCAGGGTCTGTGTCGTGCGTGTATGCGTGTgtactttgttttgttgaacacgtGGCGTACCGTTTAACCGCTCTGCACGTGTCTGGAGTCTGTGTCATTCGCCCCGCCCTTGTGTTTCCCTGTCAGGCTTTACTCACTCACCGGTTCTCATCACTCAATCCTGTAGCTCCTTCACAGATTAGTACTCTACCCTGTTCTCTTATTTACCCCACACCTGTAGCCTATCCTTAATTTGTAGATTTTCCTATTTATTCCCTTTCGTCCTCTTGTCTTGTGTCAGACCGTTGTGTGTTTACAGCCAAACCTGAGGAACCTCGTCTTGTTACTGTCCTAGTTTATTCTCAGTCTTTAGTCCTTGTTCAGTCACAGTCTTCAGTCTTAGTTTCCTGTCCAAGTTCTGTTATCATAGTCTACTCTTTTGTTTTGCTTCGGCAGCATTGAACTCTCTTCGGGTTAAGATTATCTACAGCTCCTCGACCTCCCTCCGTGGATAGACATCTCCGGTGTGGTGGTGTGCATCTTCCGCGAGTACCGCCGGGTTGAGGCCACTCCCTGCAGGGCTCTCGTGGTTCCGGTGGACTGAGTCGCTACTAGAAACAATCTCCCTTTGTGGCTTACCCTGCGAATATTCCTGGACTGTGCTGATGGTGCCTGGTGGATTATACATCTCTGTTCTTGTTTATGCAATAAACCTTCAATTCCCGCATTGAATCCTTTGTGACAGTCATGAcaacaagtgaaagtgatgtctgcacatgctccttctcctgctctcatgtGGCCGTGCCTAGTGCTTTTCCaagagaattgtccaataagggactaagaaaagttgttacgtaacTGTTTTTTATGTTCTGAAAAAACTTAACATAACCTGTTGGATCAAgaacacagaaatactacataatacgcCTAACACGTTTTTTTGACATGACCATGTTTAGCATGAGAAGACCGTACgattaacattgtaaagaagaaagaatgcatgacacatcattgcagcacccctttaactGGATGTTTGTCTTCGCTTGAAAGGGGTCATGTATGTTCTCATAGTTTGCCATCGTGTGTTAATGTTCTTCACAATCTGTGTTGATTCACATTATTGGGTTTAATCACTCATTTGTGTTTAGGGATAAGTGTCCTATCCCGCATGCCAATCACTCGTGGGACACCCGCAATGGCATGGAAGCCTTGATGTGCCTCCATCTCGTCGTGCCTGGGGAAAGGCATACTTATGTAATCTGTGGAATTAcagagcaggatgtttgtcactGAGTGAACGCACCGCCACACCGAGGTCTTTCTCAGCCCAATTTCATCCTCAAACACCTGCAGAAAACTCCCAACGGCATAAAAACAAAGAGCCGCCATGCAGCAGCTGATTTTCGGGCTGATGGGGTAGCTCCCTTGAGCTGCAGAATTTGCTGTCATGGCAGATTCAATTTGTGTAGAAGTTTCTCCTCTGACATGGTAGCCAGGGAACTAAAATGTTCTCTAATGAAATTGTGCAAATACACTAACTGGCTCCGCGGACCACTGCGTCTTTGATTTAAGACAACAATTTGCTTTCTCGCTGCCATAGTTTGACCAAACTCCCCATAACATTCATTCCTTTATGTAGACTTCGCCTTACAAGTCAAATGGTTTGCCAGTTGATGTGCCTTGGGATAATAGTCTGTAATTAAAAACACTAATAACCTTCAgtgtataaacattttattcatgtaAACACTTCAATAGCCTACACTGAGTGTATTAAACCAGTAAAATTTACCACCCTGAGTGGTAAAAGACGCAGCCAAATTGCTGAGGAGTAaattgtaaatgctttacaaggcatacgtagtcctcactttagatgaggtcacaaaaatagttatctaacaactagtaaatgttttataactaccttaattaatcatgaattagaGTAGGATtatgagcctttaactctcatttgtaaatgctttacaaggcatacgtagtcctcactttagatgagctcacaaaaaatagttatctaacaactagtaaatgttttataactaccttaattaatcatgaattagaGTAGGATtatgagcctttaactctcatttgtaaatgctttacaaggcatacgtagtcctcactttagatgagctcaaaaaaaatagttatctaacaactagtaaatgttttataactaccttaattaatcattacagcaggaatgtgtgttaaaaaagcatttattaacaaattaagtaactgttactatatgtcagaataataagatgtataaatgtgcattcaaagagttaattaatcatttacttacactttctaaatgatctcatgaaccactgacaactcctaactaactggtttgtaagtaatgtaatccttagtttagaaatgatgaattcatccttaataaagtatgaaaatttgattattaagcatattatatacatgcttataaatcaagaacaaagcatttatagctgtatttataaactgcttactaatgtctattaatgtggggccaatgcttcataaatgattaattaactatgtactgatgcttaactaatgattcatagcgtgcagttattataaagtgttacccagaTTTTTTCCCACTGAGACCAAACACGTCTGCGCACACACATGTTGCCAtgcagggcttgacattaaaCATTGTCATGTGTtcaattattataattgttccacgaccgggacggaaaccacactgttcctcctgaatccggggttctaccatcggccggattctcctctccagtaccctggcatagactttcccggggaggctgagaagtgtgatccccgatagttggagcacaccctccggtcccccttcttaaaaagagggaccaccaccccggtctgccagtccaagggcactgtccccgaccgccacgcgttgctgcagaggcgtgtcagccaagacagccacacaacatccagagacttgaggtactcagggcggatctcatccacccccggtgccctgccaccgaggagtttcttgactacctcggtgacttcatcccgggtgatgggcgagtccgcctctgagccctcggcctctgcttcctcaatggaagacgtgacggcgggattgaggagatcctcgaagtattccttccaccgcccgatgatatccccggtcgaggtcaacagctgcccccctccactgtaaacagcgttggtagggcactgcttcccccttctggggcgccggacggtttgccagaatctcttcgaggctgaccgatagtctttctccatggcctcaccgaactcctcccaggcccgagtttttgcctccccaaccacccgggctgcagtccgcttggcctgtcggtacctgtcagctgcctcgagagtcccacaagccaaccaggcccgataggactccttcttcagcttaatggatgatgtcatcgtgctggccccttcagaccaggacctccaccatgcactgggacggtttgcagctgagtgtgaagcggctgggatgagaatcagcacctcaaaatctgaggccatggttctcagtcggaaaagggtggcttgctcactgcaggtaggtggagagttcctgcctcaagtggaggagttcaagtatctgggggtcttgttcatgagtgagggaaggatggaacgggagattgacagacggatcggggcagcttctgcagtaatgcagtcgctgtaccggtctgtcgtggtgaagaaggagctgagccgcaaggcgaagctctcgatttaccggtcaatctacgttcctactctcacctattgtaatgagctgtgggtcatgaccgaaaagacaagatcccggatacaggcggccgaaatgagctttctccgcagggtggccgggcaatcccttagagatagggtgagaagctcggtcactcgggaggagctcagagtagatccgctgttcctccacatcgagaggggccagctgaggtggctcgggcatcttttccggatgccccctggacgccttcccgggaaggtgttccgggcatgtcccaccgggagaagaccccggggaagacctaggacacgctggagggactatgtctcccggctggcctgggaacgcctcggtgtccccccggaagagctggaggaagtgtctagggagagggaagtctgggcatccctgcttagactgctgcccccgcgacccggccccggataaacggaagaagatggatggatgggcaATGAGAACATTTGGAAACTGTTTTAGCAATGTTTCAATGATATGTTATTGTCAGTATATttcattctaataaaacataataaacaatattaacagTACCATTTATGCAAATATTGCCGttcaaactgtaaataaaaaacaaatgaaaggaCGTGCAAACTATTCAAATCccatataaacatacataccATCCCTGTTGTCCAGAGTTTAACTTTActttgcagaatctggaaaaagttaaagaatctaTGGAAGAAAATGGGCGTGGTAATTTCAGAAAACATATGTTTACAAAAAGTATTATATAATGAATTATAACTAAATTCATAATAGTAAGCcagtttaaaagtttacatacacctgattcttaatacagtATGATGTTATCTTAACAATTGATGACAGCTTTTGTAATAGCTGTTGATTAGTTTCTTGTTAGATCTGAGCTAATCAATTGTCCAGCGGTCTTCTGAAAAATCCTCCAgatcctccacaatctttgttttttttttatctctgtcCACTAATGACAGTATAATGTTGAGATTcatctttccacactgaggaatATTGAGAGacaatacatttaaagttaggtgagtgtacatctctgaaaataataatttgtgtcaaactttttttttcaaatgaaatttggTCCTTCCAGAAACATTTTATAGCTTTTGGAAGGAGTTActaaataaatctattttttaattatttcaaacaaaataaaacaattgaaactGGTCACCCTACCTAAAGGTTTACGTGCACCAGACTTTTGAATGTAGTGTTGACTTCTTGAGTAATAtgaaatgtttgtatattttgtaacagttgtgtatgagtctctcaATTTCCCTTTGCATAAAAAGATGAATCTCATCATTCAGTCACTGATGAACAAGGGTCAATAATGCAGaagatgctgaaaaagcaaaattGTGAAGGATTTACTACATTAAACTGACCACAGTTCAACAGAAAAATCCTTTAGACAGCAGTTTGATCAACAActattacaaaacataaaaaaatcactgaGGGTTCAGGTAACGTCGTACAGTATTAGGAACCAGTCGTGCAGGTATGTTAAGACTTCAACTGGCTTACTTTGATAAATGTAGATAATTATgtgttaaaaacattatttaaatgttacgTGAAATAACACGGCAGTAATAATTCAAAAACTAACTTCTACTTTTCTTACATTCTCAACATTTTCTCTGCAtggggtgtgtaaacttttgaccacaactatacagtatataagattttaaaattctttttttaatttttgtaaaaaattctTAAtgagattattactataaaagGTGAAAAAACATAAGCGTTTGCTAAATTTTAACCagtactgtatgtttaaaataattatgaaacaAAGAATGACCAACAAGGCCACAAACCGTTGGGCAGCTAAAATCCTATACAGAAAACTGCAGCTAGAGGTCTGGGCATCTCTACTGTCCCTGTCAATACTATGACCCTGATGGATTTACTAGTTTGAAGAATGGATGTAAATGCAGCTGTTGGGCTCCTCAGTTCCAAAACACTCAAAGTGCTTACATCAACCATCATTGCTGCTTTATGTGTCATTGGTGATGGAAAATGTGTAAACTTTGTTGGCTTTAGTTGGTAGTTGTTTTCCAAGTGTAATGCAAACCCTCTGTCTGACTCCAGAACTCAGTAAAGGTGATTCCTCGTCtctaaaacaaaattgtgaaaaaaatcttaaagtaTTTTGTATTCTCTGacaatcaccaaaacaaactgtttttggctttaaattgtttaataaacagTAGAGAACTATTATATCCCCTGTAAATATTACGTAAAGATATTACACACTCAAatgccaaaaatataaaaaataagtgtcagaaattgcaaggaagacaatgcagggagaacccaattgcaggcaggactcaggaaTGACGGGGTTAAcagataatttattatacaaaacacaaagaggcaaaacaaaacccacgagggggaaaacaatacagggtaatatatataaataaagacaaggacactgacttactaaactaagaACACATacacttgatacaaaactaaactaacacttactagaacTCAGGgtaacaggaaacaggaacaaggtaacaaggTGACTTCAACAAGGAACAGCATACAAGACAGCAACATCTCATACAGCAAACAATGAACgtgcacaggacaatgaaacatgaggactcttaaTGGGGAACAAACataggataattaatagggaccaggtgacacatatcaaacactaagggaaggCTAACGAGACTGAAAGGGCGGggacacagacgagactcggggagagtattgaaagccacaaggtcaaaacgtctctccccacatgaaacagaggatcctgtatgattccacctctagaccaagaaatacctgacaaggtgaggtggaatcataacAATAAGAGACCCAATTTGAAGAAATCCCTCTAGTTCTAAACCGAAAGTGTGAAAGCAAAACATTCTTAGATTGGAGGCTAAACTTGTGAAGTACATTCATATTGCCTATGTTTAAtgaaaatcatttgtaaataagagTGGCATGTACAAGAGAGTGGTCCTGCAATTACATAACCAGCGGCAGATACCGTAACAGTAAAGTCAGTGGAGCTCATGTCTTCCAAACATATTTGTCATAACATATTATTAActagtgttatttgtatatgACATTATAAATGATGGAAAACTGATTCAAGGTcaatatgaaatgacatgaaactACAGTGATGTTCATAACTGTTCGTAACACAACCAGAACTATCACCTTCTAACAacattaaagaaagaaacaacacaaatcGAAGTTGCTGGCAGTGTGAATGCACAAACTAAATGGTTATATTACACCCAtatattatgtatgtatttatttaagtgtttaGGGTACACACATAAGAGGCATAGGGTTTAACTCATCCTCCACTGACACTAATTATTGACTATTGATTAATTACTGACATGAAGCAATAAATTGTTTGTGCTCAAATGACAGATGGCATTACTAGAAGACTGTGACCAAGTCATGTAGGCATTCTACTGAAAAgtgagaaaatgtttgaatATGCATTTCTCCAGAAACCTACAAGCCACAATTAGCCCTAACaaaaagagaataataaaacaactacAACAAAGAAACTCACCCTTTGCCGGCTCTCTTGTGGAACCTGAAGTGAAGACAGATAGTCATGTTATATAATGTTCCTAGACAATTTCtcaattcatttattcaattaacTTGAAGTAGTGGTCAGGAGAAAAGATATTTGTGTTATCAAACATAACACTGTAATTGGGGAATGAAATTACCTTTTCTATTAAGGGACAACATTTCAAGACTTCCAGAGAAATTTCTTATCTTCATAAGGGCAATATGTTAATAAccttattaaatgtaaattgacatctgtattttatgtaaaatacgTATGTTTAATCAATTAATCCAGCAAATAAGAATAATGAAGTAATATAGACAGTGATATATTATCAACATCAAAAAAGCCTTCTTTAAACTGCATAAGTTAAATCTGTTTTGGCTCAATACAAAGACGTTTTATCCATTATAAGAAACGAGTCATACTTACATCGTAGGTCTGTCTGGACTCTGTTGTTAAACTTCTGATTGGTCATTACCTCAAGCGCTGTCTCCCAGGTGTTGTAATACTCAACGCTGCAATCAAAACTAGGAACAAAAATCTCTTTTCATTAATGTTAATTTGAATGATCAATATATTATTCGCATTATAAATTCTCCCTCAAGCATGAACACACATTCAACAGCGCATTCAATATTCTCTTTAACGTTACTTGAGTAAATGGCTCGCGAACTGTTAAATCATCACACACTTACAGTGTAGTGTTATCTTGACTCTAGCAGTGAAATTTGATAAAAGTTCAAATTTGTCAATAATATTCTTAAAGATCTGGGCCATCTTCATGTTAGCATGGTCTGATAACATACGAGTTAGCATCCGAGTTACATACAGATCTAACTCAGAAAAACTCACAACCACTTTAAGTTAAGCTGTAACGTTATGCAATGTAATAAATGAagaattaattcattaatagaACAGTTTGACAACACGCTGTGTGAGTTTATGAGGAATAACGTCACCGCTGCGGGCCGCCTCcacttcacttcagaaaacttcGCGCGTTCGGTTACACAGATACGGGCTGCATCTGCTGAACGACCGTCGTTCTCCCACTGAAACCGGACTCAGTCTGGATCTGTACTAATGCAGTGAAACGGATGCGACTGTAACGCGCATTTGCCGGTTTGAAAACGGATCCGGCGCGGAGTCCCCTGCTATCTGGGTATCATAGTTACATGGACACACACAACTACGACAAACACAACTACGACAAACACACGTTGTTGACGTGGAGCCCTGAAAAGAGCATTAAACGA
This genomic window contains:
- the LOC130438304 gene encoding uncharacterized protein LOC130438304, whose protein sequence is MASDFEVLILIPAASHSAANRPSAWWRSWSEGASTMTSSIKLKKESYRAWLACGTLEAADRYRQAKRTAARVVGEAKTRAWEEFGEAMEKDYRSASKRFWQTVRRPRRGKQCPTNAVYSGGGQLLTSTGDIIGRWKEYFEDLLNPAVTSSIEEAEAEGSEADSPITRDEVTEVVKKLLGGRAPGVDEIRPEYLKSLDVVWLSWLTRLCSNAWRSGTVPLDWQTGVVVPLFKKGDRRVCSNYRGSHFSASPGKSMPGYWRGESGRW